One Malus domestica chromosome 11, GDT2T_hap1 genomic region harbors:
- the LOC103454082 gene encoding uncharacterized protein isoform X2, with the protein MSLLVKVVNELYVKLLEPVKSQLIWVTKELINVLAVGVDGLLVCLLRQIIGGDYSDGNLWLCFEMVSIFMTKWDCLLEVEPMILTSGLYTYLRLLADHCRLLSNPKLEALKQLEVDFCIKVFKEKFPLCLKIGRDLVRLLQDLVHLPKFRTIWKDLVLNRGEFKAQGFSGIPQLYNTRTPSEYMLLRITPEMEAHLRFLFTHVKLGNQKRHQAWFSKKFLFEPNRETLIIDIVRFICCAYHPTNEIIQSDVIPRWAIMGWLFKSCTKNYVEANVKLALLYDWLFFKERADNIMDIEPAMLLMVYSIPRYIDVTHTILEFLFLLMDNYDVEHYDILAKGVSSSFSVLVKRGVIRSLDVLTSCDALSPILKERLGRFLSGRKFEISKELQQACRPADFVSLNSSCMETPLPLTEWQPKCSQGDKFGTKSAETKVMISDDAASSHSPLVVAREGQVHDIDNMIHNLGEAIKNSNPMALRTLEELLLLFVSFDGQGPESGFILPDVLSSKIKKLYELSGSKLFSPLKFHPDSPENSDEVGSATSLIIRMFVLSQHQNMQAMLLFWLKNGFPVGARLLLYASRLAYEARMVGFFGDAMVDVNSITPSDSGIRLLLYHVNGYFSFLHGRTENSYETIESISKAEKKLVAMLVDGAFAAYKCFLVYSRTALFKDAENSLPQLLFSDIMTCSVWERKRLKFLFSSVYCHLSDMSIGEEGIIKLLVGQLDHADLVNIQIEIGLKRFSIFGENTETVFCLMKNSLNWGCMEQHKFWGLIRSELAVSTVEVQGLLSKFFWLEKLDANASAIAVEGLLTLCSCCPPTPELVGALMLLPNSVFQDFASAVMAKWAVSNGAMLFESLAEFSEKVESKNGDLVIHDSAGMLNRSAILWLLKYFNGSDTDISGNLSLKTMCKNAMRQV; encoded by the exons ATGAG CTTGCTAGTCAAGGTCGTGAATGAACTGTATGTGAAACTTCTTGAACCGGTGAAGTCTCAATTAATTTGGGTTACCAAGGagttgatcaatgttctagCGGTAGGTGTTGATGGTTTGTTGGTTTGCTTGTTGAGGCAAATTATTGGAGGGGATTATAGTGATGGAAATCTGTGGCTTTGCTTTGAGATGGTGAGCATTTTTATGACCAAATGGGATTGTTTGTTAGAAGTAGAACCGATGATTTTGACTAGTGGATTGTATACATATCTTCGGTTATTAGCTGATCACTGTAGGTTGTTAAGCAATCCAAAATTAGAGGCATTAAAGCAATTGGAGGTCGATTTTTGCATTAAAGTTTTTAAGGAGAAGTTTCCTTTGTGTTTGAAGATTGGCAGGGATCTTGTTCGACTTCTACAAGATTTGGTTCATTTACCCAAGTTTAGAACAATATGGAAGGATTTGGTATTGAATCGCGGCGAATTTAAAGCTCAGGGATTTTCAGGTATTCCACAACTCTATAACACAAGGACTCCAAGCGAGTATATGTTACTTCGGATTACTCCAGAAATGGAGGCCCATTTACGATTTTTGTTCACTCATGTGAAGTTGGGAAACCAGAAGCGTCATCAGGCATGGTTTTCCAAGAAGTTTCTATTTGAACCAAACAGAGAGACTCTCATAATTGACATTGTTCGCTTTATATGTTGTGCTTACCACCCAACCAATGAAATCATTCAGTCAGATGTCATTCCAAGATGGGCTATTATGGGTTGGCTTTTCAAATCTTGCACAAAGAATTATGTTGAAGCGAATGTGAAACTAGCTCTACTTTATGATTGGCTCTTTTTCAAGGAAAGAGCAGACAATATTATGGATATTGAACCAGCAATGTTATTAATGGTCTATTCTATACCCAGATACATTGATGTAACTCACACtattcttgaatttttgttcCTTCTTATGGACAACTATGATGTGGAACATTACGATATCTTAGCTAAAGGTGTGTCATCTTCTTTTAGTGTACTTGTTAAGAGAGGAGTGATTCGTTCACTTGATGTCTTGACCTCTTGTGATGCATTGTCTCCTATATTGAAAGAAAGGCTTGGTAGGTTTTTGTCAGGTAGGAAATTTGAAATCTCTAAAGAGTTGCAACAAGCTTGCCGTCCTGCTGATTTTGTGAGTTTGAACTCTTCATGTATGGAAACTCCATTACCATTAACAGAATGGCAACCAAAATGTAGCCAAGGAGACAAATTTGGTACCAAATCAGCTGAAACTAAAGTTATGATATCAGATGATGCAGCTTCTTCCCATAGTCCATTAGTAGTGGCCAGGGAAGGCCAAGTTCATGATATAGACAATATGATTCATAATCTTGGAGAagcaattaaaaattcaaatccaatggcTCTTCGTACTTTGGAAGAACTGTTACTTTTATTTGTGAGTTTTGATGGCCAAGGACCAGAGAGTGGCTTCATTCTGCCTGATGTTTTATcttctaaaataaaaaagttgtaTGAATTGAGTGGGTCCAAATTATTTTCTCCTCTCAAATTTCATCCAGATAGTCCTGAAAACAGTGATGAAGTTGGGTCTGCCACATCCTTAATTATCCGTATGTTTGTTCTTTCTCAACATCAAAATATGCAAGCTATGCTTCTATTTTGGTTAAAGAATGGTTTTCCAGTTGGAGCAAGGTTATTATTGTATGCATCAAGACTAGCTTATGAGGCACGCATGGTGGGTTTTTTTGGAGATGCCATGGTTGACGTTAATTCTATTACTCCAAGTGATTCAGGCATCCGTCTGCTGCTATATCATGTCAATGGGTACTTTTCTTTTTTGCATGGTAGAACTGAAAACTCATATGAAACCATTGAGTCTATTTCTAAAGCGGAAAAGAAGTTAGTTGCAATGTTAGTCGATGGTGCCTTTGCTGCCTACAAATGCTTCCTTGTGTATTCAAGAACTGCCTTATTCAAGGATGCTGAAAATTCTTTGCCGCAGCTCCTTTTTTCTGACATAATGACTTGTTCTGTGTGGGAGAGGAAGCGATTAAAATTCTTGTTTTCCAGTGTCTATTGTCATCTTTCTGATATGTCCATTGGTGAGGAAGGCATCATCAAGCTACTTGTTGGTCAATTAGATCATGCTGATCTTGTTAATATACAGATTGAGATTGGCTTGAAAAGATTTTccatttttggtgagaatactGAAACAGTTTTCTGCTTAATGAAGAATTCCCTTAATTGGGGTTGTatggaacaacataaattctGGGGCTTGATTAGATCAGAGCTAGCGGTTTCCACGGTGGAAGTGCAGGGACTACTTTCAAAGTTTTTCTGGTTGGAGAAATTAGATGCAAATGCGAGTGCCATTGCGGTTGAAGGTCTTCTTACACTCTGTAGTTGCTGCCCACCCACGCCTGAGCTTGTTGGGGCTCTCATGTTATTACCTAACAGTGTCTTTCAGGATTTTGCTTCTGCTGTTATGGCTAAATGGGCTGTATCTAATGGCGCCATGCTATTTGAAAGCTTGGCTGAGTTTTCAGAAAAAGTTGAGAGCAAAAATGGGGATCTCGTCATTCATGATTCAGCAGGAATGTTAAACCGTTCTGCCATTTTGTGGTTATTGAAGTATTTTAATGGGAGTGACACTGATATTTCTGGCAACTTATCCTTAAAAACTATGTGCAAAAATGCAATGCGACAAGTATGA
- the LOC103454082 gene encoding uncharacterized protein isoform X1, which produces MKLIQTSSHEAENPIELSLRQAFELLEPKLRPPFALTIPNPQEYLLLNKAILYGVLCESHVGKTHMKHLHAIVTDGYFWFVSLLVKVVNELYVKLLEPVKSQLIWVTKELINVLAVGVDGLLVCLLRQIIGGDYSDGNLWLCFEMVSIFMTKWDCLLEVEPMILTSGLYTYLRLLADHCRLLSNPKLEALKQLEVDFCIKVFKEKFPLCLKIGRDLVRLLQDLVHLPKFRTIWKDLVLNRGEFKAQGFSGIPQLYNTRTPSEYMLLRITPEMEAHLRFLFTHVKLGNQKRHQAWFSKKFLFEPNRETLIIDIVRFICCAYHPTNEIIQSDVIPRWAIMGWLFKSCTKNYVEANVKLALLYDWLFFKERADNIMDIEPAMLLMVYSIPRYIDVTHTILEFLFLLMDNYDVEHYDILAKGVSSSFSVLVKRGVIRSLDVLTSCDALSPILKERLGRFLSGRKFEISKELQQACRPADFVSLNSSCMETPLPLTEWQPKCSQGDKFGTKSAETKVMISDDAASSHSPLVVAREGQVHDIDNMIHNLGEAIKNSNPMALRTLEELLLLFVSFDGQGPESGFILPDVLSSKIKKLYELSGSKLFSPLKFHPDSPENSDEVGSATSLIIRMFVLSQHQNMQAMLLFWLKNGFPVGARLLLYASRLAYEARMVGFFGDAMVDVNSITPSDSGIRLLLYHVNGYFSFLHGRTENSYETIESISKAEKKLVAMLVDGAFAAYKCFLVYSRTALFKDAENSLPQLLFSDIMTCSVWERKRLKFLFSSVYCHLSDMSIGEEGIIKLLVGQLDHADLVNIQIEIGLKRFSIFGENTETVFCLMKNSLNWGCMEQHKFWGLIRSELAVSTVEVQGLLSKFFWLEKLDANASAIAVEGLLTLCSCCPPTPELVGALMLLPNSVFQDFASAVMAKWAVSNGAMLFESLAEFSEKVESKNGDLVIHDSAGMLNRSAILWLLKYFNGSDTDISGNLSLKTMCKNAMRQV; this is translated from the coding sequence ATGAAACTAATTCAAACCTCTTCCCATGAAGCCGAAAACCCAATAGAGCTCTCTCTGAGACAAGCCTTTGAACTTCTTGAACCAAAACTGAGGCCCCCTTTTGCATTAACAATTCCAAACCCACAAGAATACTTGTTGCTCAACAAAGCGATCCTTTATGGTGTGTTATGTGAAAGCCATGTTGGAAAAACACATATGAAGCACTTACATGCTATTGTCACTGATGGGTATTTCTGGTTTGTTAGCTTGCTAGTCAAGGTCGTGAATGAACTGTATGTGAAACTTCTTGAACCGGTGAAGTCTCAATTAATTTGGGTTACCAAGGagttgatcaatgttctagCGGTAGGTGTTGATGGTTTGTTGGTTTGCTTGTTGAGGCAAATTATTGGAGGGGATTATAGTGATGGAAATCTGTGGCTTTGCTTTGAGATGGTGAGCATTTTTATGACCAAATGGGATTGTTTGTTAGAAGTAGAACCGATGATTTTGACTAGTGGATTGTATACATATCTTCGGTTATTAGCTGATCACTGTAGGTTGTTAAGCAATCCAAAATTAGAGGCATTAAAGCAATTGGAGGTCGATTTTTGCATTAAAGTTTTTAAGGAGAAGTTTCCTTTGTGTTTGAAGATTGGCAGGGATCTTGTTCGACTTCTACAAGATTTGGTTCATTTACCCAAGTTTAGAACAATATGGAAGGATTTGGTATTGAATCGCGGCGAATTTAAAGCTCAGGGATTTTCAGGTATTCCACAACTCTATAACACAAGGACTCCAAGCGAGTATATGTTACTTCGGATTACTCCAGAAATGGAGGCCCATTTACGATTTTTGTTCACTCATGTGAAGTTGGGAAACCAGAAGCGTCATCAGGCATGGTTTTCCAAGAAGTTTCTATTTGAACCAAACAGAGAGACTCTCATAATTGACATTGTTCGCTTTATATGTTGTGCTTACCACCCAACCAATGAAATCATTCAGTCAGATGTCATTCCAAGATGGGCTATTATGGGTTGGCTTTTCAAATCTTGCACAAAGAATTATGTTGAAGCGAATGTGAAACTAGCTCTACTTTATGATTGGCTCTTTTTCAAGGAAAGAGCAGACAATATTATGGATATTGAACCAGCAATGTTATTAATGGTCTATTCTATACCCAGATACATTGATGTAACTCACACtattcttgaatttttgttcCTTCTTATGGACAACTATGATGTGGAACATTACGATATCTTAGCTAAAGGTGTGTCATCTTCTTTTAGTGTACTTGTTAAGAGAGGAGTGATTCGTTCACTTGATGTCTTGACCTCTTGTGATGCATTGTCTCCTATATTGAAAGAAAGGCTTGGTAGGTTTTTGTCAGGTAGGAAATTTGAAATCTCTAAAGAGTTGCAACAAGCTTGCCGTCCTGCTGATTTTGTGAGTTTGAACTCTTCATGTATGGAAACTCCATTACCATTAACAGAATGGCAACCAAAATGTAGCCAAGGAGACAAATTTGGTACCAAATCAGCTGAAACTAAAGTTATGATATCAGATGATGCAGCTTCTTCCCATAGTCCATTAGTAGTGGCCAGGGAAGGCCAAGTTCATGATATAGACAATATGATTCATAATCTTGGAGAagcaattaaaaattcaaatccaatggcTCTTCGTACTTTGGAAGAACTGTTACTTTTATTTGTGAGTTTTGATGGCCAAGGACCAGAGAGTGGCTTCATTCTGCCTGATGTTTTATcttctaaaataaaaaagttgtaTGAATTGAGTGGGTCCAAATTATTTTCTCCTCTCAAATTTCATCCAGATAGTCCTGAAAACAGTGATGAAGTTGGGTCTGCCACATCCTTAATTATCCGTATGTTTGTTCTTTCTCAACATCAAAATATGCAAGCTATGCTTCTATTTTGGTTAAAGAATGGTTTTCCAGTTGGAGCAAGGTTATTATTGTATGCATCAAGACTAGCTTATGAGGCACGCATGGTGGGTTTTTTTGGAGATGCCATGGTTGACGTTAATTCTATTACTCCAAGTGATTCAGGCATCCGTCTGCTGCTATATCATGTCAATGGGTACTTTTCTTTTTTGCATGGTAGAACTGAAAACTCATATGAAACCATTGAGTCTATTTCTAAAGCGGAAAAGAAGTTAGTTGCAATGTTAGTCGATGGTGCCTTTGCTGCCTACAAATGCTTCCTTGTGTATTCAAGAACTGCCTTATTCAAGGATGCTGAAAATTCTTTGCCGCAGCTCCTTTTTTCTGACATAATGACTTGTTCTGTGTGGGAGAGGAAGCGATTAAAATTCTTGTTTTCCAGTGTCTATTGTCATCTTTCTGATATGTCCATTGGTGAGGAAGGCATCATCAAGCTACTTGTTGGTCAATTAGATCATGCTGATCTTGTTAATATACAGATTGAGATTGGCTTGAAAAGATTTTccatttttggtgagaatactGAAACAGTTTTCTGCTTAATGAAGAATTCCCTTAATTGGGGTTGTatggaacaacataaattctGGGGCTTGATTAGATCAGAGCTAGCGGTTTCCACGGTGGAAGTGCAGGGACTACTTTCAAAGTTTTTCTGGTTGGAGAAATTAGATGCAAATGCGAGTGCCATTGCGGTTGAAGGTCTTCTTACACTCTGTAGTTGCTGCCCACCCACGCCTGAGCTTGTTGGGGCTCTCATGTTATTACCTAACAGTGTCTTTCAGGATTTTGCTTCTGCTGTTATGGCTAAATGGGCTGTATCTAATGGCGCCATGCTATTTGAAAGCTTGGCTGAGTTTTCAGAAAAAGTTGAGAGCAAAAATGGGGATCTCGTCATTCATGATTCAGCAGGAATGTTAAACCGTTCTGCCATTTTGTGGTTATTGAAGTATTTTAATGGGAGTGACACTGATATTTCTGGCAACTTATCCTTAAAAACTATGTGCAAAAATGCAATGCGACAAGTATGA